Within Fusarium fujikuroi IMI 58289 draft genome, chromosome FFUJ_chr08, the genomic segment CAAGGGACATGTCGAAGCCCAGAGCACTTTGCTGGAGAACAGCTTCTCGCTCGAGAGAGAGCTTCGAGCTCTTGGTGGCGACATAATTGATGATTCCTCTTGAAGAGAGTCGAATACCTTTCGGTGTGCCTGTCGACCCGCTTGTGAAAAGGATGAAGGTCGTGTCATCGACGCGCTCTAGGTTTGGTGCGGCAATGGCTTCGGTCGGGTGGGGTATGTGAGTCACGGAAAGGATGCGCGACCCAACAGAGATACCATGAGCACGCTCCTCAGTGGAGTCTTCACAGAGTATCAAGCCCGGTCCAACAGCATCGAGTATAACCTTGAGGCGCTCATCAGGTAACTTTGCATCCAAAGGAACGTAAATGCAACCCGACCGAATAATGGCCAACATGGAGATGACCCAACATGCGGTCGGCTCGCAGAGAACAGCCACCGTTGAACCCGGCTGGAGCTGAGACTGGATGGCTGAGGCAAGgttgttgaccttgacgGCAAGTTCTCCGTAGGTGAGCTGACCATCGACATCTTTGACAGCGACAAAATGAGGGTTTCTCTGAATGACCTCATCCACCTTCTCCGTTAGAGTTGAGGACCATTCGTAGTCCACTATATCCCCGTACCCGAGCACTAGTGCCTTGTCGATACCGGCTTGGTCGTAAATGTTGATGGTCTCCAAAGTCTTGCTTACATCTCTTGATGCATCGCGCAGTAAAGAGAGGTATGAAGATAATAAAGTATCTGTTCCCTGTCTTGTATACAAGTCCTCTCTTGCAACAACTTGGACATAAGTCGTATCGTCATTTGGTGTAACACTGAAAGCAAGATCATAAGGACTCTGCGCATCATATCCATCCTTGAACTCCAGGTTACTTCCACCAAGTGGGATCTTAGAGAAGTTTCCTTGCCTATAGTTCATGGCAACTTGGAAGAGTGGAGTACTGGTTGACTGTCGAGGGACGTTCGCCTTGTCGAGAATGACATCAAAAGGGACTCCCATGTTGGCTTGTGCTGTTCGATAGTGCTGAGCTGTCTTCGTGACAAGGTCTGAGAACCTCGTATGCTTCTGAACGTCGAAGCGGAGGGGTAGCAAGTTCAGGAAGAAGCCGATGGTCTGTAAGCTACTTTCGCCGCGATTTGCGTCGGTGACACCGATGCAGATATcttcgatgctgagaagtcGGTTGAAGAGAGTCTGCAGAGCAGCCAGGTAGAAGTAGAAAGGCGTGATGCGTAGAGACTGGCTTGCCCGCTTGACCTGCTCCGAAAGTTCATCGCCAATGTCGATGAGAGACTCAACGTTACGATAAGTCTTCGGAATGGGCCGTGACTTGGCGCGAGCGAATGGGAATAGTGGAAGAGTGTCTGCAGGTGGTGAGTGTAACTTGGTCCAGTAAGAGATCCTGTCGTCCATCTGGCCATTCTCAATCGCTCTTCGCTCCTCGACTGAGATGTCCATGTACTGCTTTGGTGACGAATCGAGCTTGTGTCCCATGTATACGGCGTTGAGATCTCGCAGTAAGAGATGCATGCTCACGCCATCCATGGCAATGTGATGATAcgcgatgatgagagagtGCTCTTCAGGTCCATGACTGACAAGTATAACCCTGAGAACATCTCCGTCAGACAGTTGCCAAACATGGTTTCGCCAAGTCTTAGTTTCATGCTCCCAAGCgtggccatcttcatctttgacatGTTTGAAACAGTCTCTCGCTGAAGCAAGGAGTCCTTGAACAGGCTCACCACTTCCCGGTCGGGTAAAGAAGCATGTTCTCAACGAGTCGTGGTGATTTACAACAGTGCTTACGGCCCTCTTCAGTCGTGCAATCTGGATGTTTCCGGTGACTTTGTAAATATAGACGCAGTTGTAGGAGGTATCATCTTTGGAAAACTGACTTAGAAACCATAACCTATATACAATTTAGCTAAAGTACATCTTATTACTGCCGTGACACATCTACCTCGATTGAGCATACGACAGCTTCTCAACCCTCTCCAACTCCTTCTCCTGCTTGACCTCCTCTTGGTGCTCCGTTTCTCCAACTGTACTTGGTGGTGTTGCGTGACCTGATCTGACGGGGCTTGAACTGCCGTCACTAGATGTCCCGGTTGCTGACCCGTTGGCAGCCGAGTCTGACTTGGACGCATCGCCAGTCTCAGATTTGCCCTCTTGCATCTTGGCTGAGAGATACTTATTCGCTGCGTCAGCGCAGATATCCCTCGCGTTGTCCCCActgagggtcttgaggacAGGGACGTCGACGTGAACTTCCTTCAAGAACCATGACCGAATCTCAACAGCCAAGAGCGAGTCGACACCGACATCTAGCAGCGACGCCTCGACGTTGAGACTTTCCGGAGTCATCTGTAGCATTGTCTCGACCTTAGCTCGGAAGGCAATaagaagagcagcagcagcctcttcttcagaacCAGCGGCGTCCAGTCGTTCCAAGATACGAATGTTACTCTGGCCTGCTCGAGAcgcatcaacatccttggaGCCCTCTTCCTCACGAACAAAGTGCGAAAAGCGAGGGTTGTTCACCCAAGGAGGTCGAGCCTTGGTGGACGCCGTGTAGTTGAAAGGCTGGATGCCTGACACCATCTCGATCGTGTCGTCATCCGTCACTCCCGGTTTGCTCGCAGCGACAGCTTCAGCGAAGATCTGGTGAGCGTCCGACTCCGAGATAGGCATGTAAAAGGCCTTCTTGAGCCGCTCCATGAGTGTTGGACCCTTTGCAGCGATGTATCCAACATCAGCGACCATGCCCAGAGCCATGACTGATGCAGCGAGACCTCTTTCGCGTCTCTGTTGTGCAATGGCTGCTTGGAACAGAGATGCGGCGTTGTAATTGGACTGGCCAGCATTTCCGACGACAGAACTCATAGACGAGAACAGAACGAAGAAGTCAAGGGTGGGCTCGGAGAAAATGTCGCTCAGGTGGATTGTTCCATCAACCTTGGGCGCAAACACGTCACTTAATGCCTCAGGCTCCATCTTGACAAACAACTGATCCTTGAGAACAAGCGCGCCGTTGCAGACGCCTCCAACAGGCGGGAGATCCTTGATAGAATCGCACACAGCCTGTACAGAGTCACGCTTGGATACATCCATGGGGTAAACTCTGGCAACAGCGCCTAAGTCCTCCATCTCTTGAAGCCAGAGTTGGTCGACCTGTGCTCTGCGGCTGGTGAGAACGATGTACTTCGCGCCGTTCTCGACCATCCAGCGACAGAGGGAGCGACCAAAGTCGGAGACGAGACCGACCATGAGGTAGGTCTTGTCGGTGGAGAAGAGGCCTTGCCCACTGATGGGGCGGATGGTGACGCTGACGGGCTGGGGCTTGGTCCAGTCGATGATGGTGCGTGTGAGTTCGAGGGCTGGGAGTGAGGTGATGTCTTGGGCGGGTAcagttgttgaagttgatgagagGTGTGATTGACGGCTGAACGTAAAAGCAGTCTCGAGTAGATGGGCAGTGTTGGAGGCCAATGCATGACTgggcttgaagctgatggcCTCATACAAGTGAGATAGATGctgcttgaccttgtcgtCGGTCTTGGAGAGATCGACGAAGTGACTGATTCCCTGAGGGAGGATATGCTGAATGGTTCTGATGGATGCCCTGGGGTGGATGAAAATCGAGTCAGATCCTGTCACGGAGCTGGCAAAGGTAAGCTTGCGAGACGCTTGGGCAGTCAGTGCACTCTGTATGTCAGTGCTTGCGCCGTAAATCAGAACACCTCCGTCTTCAGTGTTAAGTGccgctgatgagatggacgAGAGAAGGAGAGATGCAGTCAAGTTGACAGCTATGCCCCAGAGATCAGTCTGCATTTGTGTAGCCTCCGCCTCAGGGACGAGAAATACATCGGCTGCCGGGAGCAAGATTGTTGAGCTGTGGCGTGGGGCGATGGCCATAGTGAATTGACCATCACTCTTGCCACAGCAAAGGACCCTTGCATCGTCTTCACAGAAGGGAAGTGAAAGTGACAGCTCCATTTGGATGTTGGCGATGCCATCGCCAGTCAGGGACTTGGCCCAAGGggtcttctcctcaagacaGAGTCCGCCCTCAGTCCTTGTCAGAATAACCTCCGTCTCTCCAAGAGTAACATCTTTCGtaatcttcctcctctgagAGTTCAACCGGTTATTCCTTTCCTGGTCAGGCACCACCCTCGGAATCGTCACCAGGCCATCCCTCAGTAGCACCTCAGGCTCTGTACTCCACAACATCGGCGTCTTAGTAAACTCAGCTGACTTtccaagcttgagcttcaggAACGCCTCAACTACCATCTTCGCATCAATACTAGAGGCTTTGGGGAGATCCAGGAACTGAAGGTTCAATTGAGGGAGTTCGTTGATGATAGCGCGCCCAAGACCGATCGTCATGTTGGCGTATGGATTCTCATCGAGGCGACCTGCTGTGAGCCAGAGGACGTGCGATGAGTGGGAGAACAGAGACTGTAGATTGCGAAGGCGCGAAGAGGTCATGGGAGTAGAGAAGATGGGCTTTTCGAGTTCGGTGAGACAGACGACTGATGTTTCACTGCTGAGATGCTTATCTGATAGGGAGTCGATACTGTCGACGACCGTGACTTGGTCTGCGACTCGTGACGCGAGTCGCTGGATACTCTTGACAATTCGAGAGATGGGTAGAGTCTTGCCGCCAATAATGAGAAGTCGCTGTTCCAGTGGAATCTCATCGAGGAACGACAGCGGCTCCTGGAGCATTGTGACCCTCTCATCGGCGGCCTGAGATACAAGAACAGAGCACACATGCTTGAGAGAGTCAGGCAAGTCAGTAACATACTTATCCGCTCCAGTGAAGCCCGAATCTCGGAGAATCTCATCCCATTCCGTCAGCCCAATACCTGGACCACGAGTTCTTCCTTCATCGACACCAAGCCACCAACCAGGCAGACCGCCCATAAGAAACATCATTTGTAAGTAGTAGCCTGTGACTTCAACCATGATGAGATAACCACCAGGCTTGAGAAGTTTGCGAACGTTGGTCATGGTCTCGTTCAGGTTACGAGTGGCATGGAGGACGTTGGCGGCTAGAACGACGTCTTGACTTCCTTCTGGAATACCTTGGCCTGTGGGGTCATTCTCAATATCGAGGACCTTGTAGTCGAGACGCTTGCTGTGTGCATTGAAGCGCGTCTTGGCAGCTTCGAAGAAACCAGCTGAGATGTCAGTGTACGTATATCGACCGTACGTGTCTCCAATGGCGTTGAGGACTGAGTTTGTTGTTCCGCCTGTACCAGCTCCGatctcgaggatgttgagacgGGGGTATCGGTGAGACAGATTCTGGAAGAGCTCTGCGACGATTCTGTTGAGAGGCTGCATGGCTCGGCCGTCGGTGTAGAGGTTGCTCAACATGTTATCGACAAGCATAACTTCCAGGAGTTGAGTGTCGGATGTCATGACTCCAACGAGGTTCTCGGCCACTGCGTGAATGAGCTTGAGGTCAGCTTGTTCGGGATACTTGTCCTTGTATCCCTGGATCAGCTCTTCGGTATCATCGAACCACTCCTTCTGCGCAGTTGGGTGCTTGCCATCTCTCGTTTCCTGGAGGACCTCCTTTGCAGCTTTGTAGAAGGCTTGATGGAACCACTTCCAGTCCTGTACATCTGCTTCCGACAGATGATCAAAGGTCTTCCTGATGAAATAGAAAGACGTGCGGTCGATGGCTTCAGCGAGTGCAAGTTCTTGCTCATCAGGATTGATCTCGTCAAGATTCTCGGAAGAGTCCAAGATATCAGCACGCCAGATTGTCTTGGAGAACATGTGCCGGTCATCAGAGGAGCTTGCCTCGGTGAAGAGCTTCAAGGTAAGACCTTCAGCCTGCAAACCAGTCTTACCATCGGGGCTGATGATGTGTACATCTCCTCTGAACGTGTTGGACGTTGTCTCAGTAATGAAAGTATCAACGTCAAAGTTGATCTCACCTGGTACGCCCTCGTAATTGGTGCTCGGGGCAATAGCCAGCCTATCAATGCCGACAGGGAGGTAGGGTGCCCAAAGAGCTCCGCTAAGAGGAGTACACATGGCTGCAATGATGGAGTGGAAAGCGACGTCTAGAGGTCCTGGGTGCATGACATACTGGCTGCCCACTTCATATTTGTCCCATGTTGCCTTTGTCGTAGCATATCCCATGGTTCGCTGAACAGACTTTAAACCTCGGAAAAGACCTTGATAGTTAAGGCCAATATTGAGCAGCGAGTCATAGTACTCCTGGGTGTCGACAGGTGTGATACCCGACTTCCCAGGTGCTCGTGGCGGAAGATCATAGTCCGAAGGCTCACCAAAGTCAATAGTGATCAGACCAGTACAGTTCCTCTCCAAAGTTCCTTCAGCTTCGGCAGGGCAGGTATGGCAAGAGAACTCTCCATTAAAGGTTTCCTCGTCAATATTGCCACCAATCTTCTTGACCGAGAAGATAGACTCAATGCCAGGGTTATTTTCCTCAATAGTCAAAGCCCGAGGAATGACAAGGTCACGGATCTCTACCAGCTTGACAGGCCGTGAGCCGGCTATCTCCATGGCGGCTTGGATAGCCATAGCCATGTATCCAGATGTCGGGAAGAGAGCCATACCCTGAAAAGCGTGACCGCGAATCCAGGGAAGTTCGTTGAGACGTAGGATGTTGCGCCAACGAATCTCAAACTCTGAGTCATCTGGAGTGCGTCGACCGAGAAGTTCGTGTGGAGCTTTGTCAGCGAGACGGTAACGACGGGAGATGCGGGACTCTTTCCAGTGGACCTTGTTGTGGTTCCACGTGTAAGAGGGAAGTCCCTTGatcatctttggcttctctgCTTCAGGGCCATGGATAGCTTTGTGGTACCCAGCAAAGTCAACATGGGATCCTAGATAGGCCCAGACGTAGCCGATTCCACCGGAGAATgcttcgacatcatcataACCACGTCTCAAGAAAGTGGCATATGGGAGAACATGACCCAGAGCAGTCTTCATAGTCTGTGAAGCAGGTCCTTTCAAAGCCGGGTGAGGTCCAATCTCGAGCGAGAGGTTGAAGGGACCAGCCCTCCAAAGCGAACACTCCAGTGCCTCAGAGAACAGAACAGGTCGAACCATATTGTCAATCCAGTACTGCCCGGCCAACGCCGAAaggtcatcctcatcatcaagcataTCTACGTTTCCGTAGACTGATGAAACCCAGATACAGTTGCTGGAAGGAGTGTTGACAGTAATATTGCATGCCTTGAGCGACTCAAGATATGGCTCTGCACAAGCTCGCATATGATGCGAGTGATATGCTGTATCAACCTTAAGAAGTCGAGCAAAAgtcttctgctcctcgagGATCTCCTTCGCTGCCAAGATGGCATCTTCGTCGCCAGAAATAGTAGCGCTGGAAGGAGAGTTGCTTGCAGCAAGACTGATCCGTCCTTTGAACTGCTCCTGGTCGCAGAAGGCTGTCGCATCTTCAGAGCCCATACCTACAGCCATCATGGAGCCTTTAGTGCCAGAAGGTCCAAAGGCGTGCTTGGCGTAAAGACCTCGGTAGTAGGCAATGCGCATGGCATCAGTGGCTGAGAGTAGGCCAGCAGCGTAAACAGCAGAGATCTCGCCTGATGAGTGACCGACGACAGCATCAAAGTGAACGCCCGCAGATGCCAGGACATCCACAATGGCGATTTGCGTCGCTGTGCAAAGGGGCTGAGAGATGGCAGCTTCGCCAATGCGGGACTTCTCTTCAGATGCCATCAGCTCATCTATCAGACTCCATGTCGGCGCGTCAGGGATATCACGTAGAGCATCTTCACACTTCTGCATCGACTCCCTAAATTGGGAAGACGTCTCAATCATTGTTTTACCCATGGACGCCCACTGCGCTCCTTGACCggtgaagatgccaagaaTAGCCGGTGTTTCCGATGATGAACCTGGCGCTTGGATGCCAATCTCAGCACCAGTCTTGGAGGTCTCAACTGCGGAGTCGAGGAACTCGAGAAGCTTATCCCGATTCTCGCCGGAGAAGAAAGCTCGTCGACTGAAGACGCTTCGACGAGTTTGCGTAACGAATGCCACGTCTTCGAGGTTGACATCTGGATTGGACCGGATGAAGTCGGCGTACTTCCCAACTGTTGCCGCGAGAGACGACTCAGTCTCGGCAGAGATGACTAGAGGGCCAACAAACTTCTTAGACACCGTCGTTGTGCAGGGCTCATCTGGCTGGTAGTTCTCAACAATGGCGTGAACATTGGTTCCTCCAAACCCGAAGCTGTTTAGACTGACCCGTCGAGGGCCGTCAGAGACCTGTGGCCAAGGTATAGCTGCAGTAGGAACTTGGAGTCGGTCGTAGAAGGGCTTGATTGAAGGATTCAGAGTGTTGAAGAGTAAATTGGGCGGAATTATGGCATTCTGCACCGCCAAAGATGCCTTGAGCAGACCTGCTAGGCCAGCACATCCTTCGGTGTGCCCGATCACAGTCTTGATGGAGCCGCAGTAAAGCTTCTCCACATCCTCAGACGATGTTTCATCGTCAGCAAAGAATGACTGGCGGATAGCGCGGGCCTCAACCGGATCGCCAGCGAGTGTACCCGTGCCGTGGGCTTCAAAATACTGAGGTCGATCTTTGATAGGATCTAAACCAGCGTCCTGATACGTTCGACGGATCAAGGCTGACTGGGCCGCCGCAGACGGCATAGTGATACCGGTTGTACGACCATCACTGTTCATACCCGTCTCGCGCACGATACACTCAATGTGATCGCCGCAACGAATAGCTTCGGAAAGAGGCTTCAGAATGACAGATGCGACGCCCTCGCCACGAGCATAGCCATCAGCTCCTGCATCCCACATTCGACTGCGTGATGTAGGACTCAGCATATGAAGCTTTGACTCAGCGACGTAACCCGCTGCATCAAAGATGAGATTCACTCCGACAGCAATGGCAGTAGTTGATTCACCGCTTCGAAGAGATTGTGCTGCAAAGTGTAGTGCCGCGAGTGATGACGAACACGCTGTGTCCATCGTAACTGAGGGTCCGCGGAGATCAAAGTAGTACGACACCCGGTTTGAGAGAATACTCTTTGATGTCCCCGTCGGATGATATCGGTTGATAATCTCAGGATCTCTCGACTGAATATCATGATAATCACCCGTCATAACCCCCAAATAAACCGACGTCAACGATCCTTGCATCTCCTCAATAGTATACCCCGCGGCCTCAAGCGATTCATAAACCGTTTCAAGCGTCAATCTCTGCTGAGGATCCATcccatcagcctcagcggGATTGACATTGAAGAACGAGGCGTCGAACAAGCGACTGTCTTCTTCGAGAAGGTAGCCTTTGTTGCAGACGTCTGTAGCGCCGTGATGCTCGCCATCTTTGTTGTAGAAGGCTTCAAGGTTGAGACGGTCTTTGGGAAAATCGCGAAGGCAGTCTTTGGGGGATTGGAGCAGGGACCAGAGTTTGGAAGGGGATGAGGCGCCGCCTGGGAATCGGCAGGCTGAGCCGATTACGGCGATGGGCTCGCCTGGGGATGGCATTATGATTGTTAGGTTGGGTAATGAGTGTAGTGCCGTGCTGTTGAAGACAAAATGTATGTCCAAATGTTGAAGAGTTGTTCAGTACGACAGATCACTTTGCTGTTTGTCTAAGGTTGCGGTTGCTTCATTCGACGGATATCATTCATCTTAACTCAGGTTGACAGCAAAGCACTATCAGCACAGAACCGTATTGGGAATTTCGTATTCCATCTTCGATCAGATCGAGCCAGCATCAGCTCCCAGCCGCCCCAGACCTTTCGGCATCGGCCAAACATGCTTGTGCTTACATCGAGTGCCGTCCGTAGTGTGGAGCATATTCCGGAGGCGGCCGCTGGCCAACCGGAATGGATCAATATCCCGAGCAAGGGTATGGATCCTCCCACGGGGCAGGTTCCGGGGAATGCGGAGAAGGTCCTGGAGCAGATACCGGCTTATGGTGTCGATTACTCGGAGCGAGGTAGTTGTGTCTTGCGCAGTTACCAGGGGACAGGCTGTATGGTGGCAAAGGAATCCGAGCGTTCTTGATCAAAACAGTCTTCGCTGGCTGGCGAGTATGTACGCTCAGAGAAGCGACATCTCCTCCAGTTGATTGATCTGCTATCTCAAATCTGTTTAGACCATCTCACAGTGGTAgtctcactcactcatcactgtcgttgctgttgtcgactaccttcatcatggcagtGCAATCAATCATCTCCCGTCAAGGCATACCAGCTACTCAAAAAGCCCTCAAAGTTCAAGGTGCAGGAACAGTCACCCTCCAAGAGAAAAGCCCCATTGAGCCCCCAAAAGAAGACGAAGTCCTCGTCAAAATCTTTTGTGTCGGCGTCAATCCCCATGACTGGAAATCCCTAGACATGTCAGCATCCCCCGGTGCAACGTGGGGTTGCGATTTTGCAGGTGAAGTCATCACTGCAGGACCGCTCACAAACAAGTTCAAACCTGGTGATCGCGTTGGTGGTGCTTGTGCAGGAAACAGATCTGACAATCCGAATAACGGAGGTTTTGCAGAGTACGTCAGTGTACCGGAGATGTTGCTGCTTAGACTTCCGGATTGGATGAGTTTCGAGCAGGGCGCGACATTGGGTGTTGGGCTACTGACTGTCGGGTTGTCGTTGTATCATACTATGAAGCTTCCACTTCCTTACTCGGGTGAAGCGAGAGATCAGTACATTTTGATCTACGGTGGCGGAACAGCTACCGGAGGTTTGGCCATCCAGGCCGCCAAACTGTAAGTTCGAGTTTCTGATTCCATGAGCCTGCGCTGATCACAACCAGGTCTGGGATGAAGCCCATCACAACCTGCTCGCCAGGAAAGTTTGAGCACGTCAAGTCTCTAGGCGCCGTAGAAGCCTTCGACTACCGCTCTCCCTCGTGCGCCTCAGACATCCGAACCTTCACACATGACAGTCTAGAGTATGTTTTTGACTGCATCACCGAGAGCAGCAGCATGAAAATCTGCTACGCTGCCATCGGTGGTCAAGGAGGTAACTACATCGGTCTAGACCAGTTCCCAATTCGCGGCCATACGCGTCGCGATGTTCGTCCTGGTTGGGTTCTCGCGTGGACAGCACTGGGCAAACCCGTTGATTGGAGAAAGCCATATCGCAGAGAGGCAAGACCCAAGGATAAGGCGTTTGCGGAGAGATGGGCGCCTATCGCGCAGAAGTTGTTGGACAACAAGGATATTGTGACGCACCCTACTGAGGTTAGTGATGAGGGGTTGGCGGGTGTCGCAAAGGGAGCTGAGAGGGTCAAGATGGGCACAGCTGGTGGTAAGAAGCTGATATACCGTGTTGCTACGCCCTCAGCGTCTTAATTGCGCGTGTTTATGAtagctatttatttttttagcaATTTCCTTATCGATCTCGACTCGGTTCAGATTGGCAGTTTGTCTGGGACGCGTCGCGCTGTTTCGAGCCGCAACACGCTAGAGTCAAAGATCATATCTATTTTTAGCAACCCCCAATCGTAGCAATCGTGTTTAACATCACTTGCCTCTCAGAATTGActagattaaatatatacaAAGAATGTCAATGGAGGCTTTTACATGGATAATTGACCTTTTTCGGCTTGTGGATTGTTCGAGCACCTTGGAGGAGGAAGGTCGTTGGTTTTCCTAATCGAATGGCTTGTAGATCATGAAGAGGTAACTTCACCAAAGTCGGCCGTGTGCAACCAACACACGCAGAAGTACCTCCTAGACATAGTAAAAATCAAGACTACAGATCAATTGAAGACCCAACAGCTCAAATACTGaaataaattcttttttattgaCTTCGGTTCAGCCCTACGCCCTTCACAGCTGCTTTCCCTTTCATTTGTTTTTAGGTACCCTATACTCTATGAATGACGTCAGATGTACCGCTCAGCAAACACAAAGAAGCTGATTCGAAAGTGTCCCAAAACCTATAGGATACTAATTGATAGATCATTTTCCGGGTCTGGATGCTTCGCTGTTCGCCAGTGGCCTATTTCGCCCGCCTGCAGCCTGTCACACGCGTTCACAGGCAGACGGAGTAAATTTCCGTTGGAGTGGAGAATCTCCGGGCTCGGCCCCATAACGGTGAGATGGCCTccgggagcaagaaaacatcggaCCTTTACATacggtgtcaaaataaatttagcaaAATTATCCTAAACTCAGACTAAATTTATCCTGAGCttatgctaagttacctaaacctttttgtcacttaggatcAGGGTCCTGAGTGTTCTTTACCTTCCTAGGGTTGATACACTCACCCCGGTCTCACTTTATAGACCGGGTTTTTGGCAAACCTCTGATCCGCTGTCCGCATGTCTCATACCATTTGTGTTGCTCATTGCAATTTCTTTCTTGCTCATCCCCAAGCACTCATACATCCCAAAGCCTTTCATTCTTCGCTCATACCAATGACGTTTGGCTGCCCTTACGTCGTCGCCATCCCTCTCCGCGCTGAAGTCCCCAACGCAGTCCAACATGCCATCTCGTCTCTCCGCGATTTCACTTGTAGCATTCTACGGTCTTGTAATTTTCTACTTCCTAAACAGACTATGGGATCATATCAGCTACTCACTCAAGACGAAGAAGTACAAATGCGGTCCTCTCAAGACGTATCCCCACTGGGATCCCATCTGGGGCATTGACTTTGTTCTCTCCATGAGCCGTGCTTTCAAAGAGCATCGGTGGTTATCATGGATGGAGGAGACATGGGCCGCGCAAGGAACCAAAACCTTCAAGGCCAGATTTCTGGGAATGAGGATGGTGTATTCGTCTGAGATGGAGAACATGA encodes:
- a CDS encoding related to C.carbonum toxD protein, which gives rise to MAVQSIISRQGIPATQKALKVQGAGTVTLQEKSPIEPPKEDEVLVKIFCVGVNPHDWKSLDMSASPGATWGCDFAGEVITAGPLTNKFKPGDRVGGACAGNRSDNPNNGGFAEYVSVPEMLLLRLPDWMSFEQGATLGVGLLTVGLSLYHTMKLPLPYSGEARDQYILIYGGGTATGGLAIQAAKLSGMKPITTCSPGKFEHVKSLGAVEAFDYRSPSCASDIRTFTHDSLEYVFDCITESSSMKICYAAIGGQGGNYIGLDQFPIRGHTRRDVRPGWVLAWTALGKPVDWRKPYRREARPKDKAFAERWAPIAQKLLDNKDIVTHPTEVSDEGLAGVAKGAERVKMGTAGGKKLIYRVATPSAS